A window of Aeromicrobium sp. Root236 contains these coding sequences:
- the uca gene encoding urea carboxylase yields the protein MSFDTLLIANRGEIARRIVRSANDLGLRTVAVYSEADRAAPHVREADEAVLLGPAPARDSYLRIEAVLDAAARTGAGAIHPGYGFLSESADFARAVEDAGMAFVGPTPRQIEWFGSKHTARELAEKAGVPMLVGTGLLDSAEDAVREAQRVGLPVMVKATGGGGGIGMQACATVEEVRSAYERVVRQAEASFGSSGVFLERLVRPARHVEVQVFGDGDGRIAVIGDRDCSLQRRNQKVIEEAPAPALPDHVRAAMHEAAASLAASVDYRSAGTVEFVYDPVREEAAFLEVNTRLQVEHPVTEMVYGVDLVELMLRLARDGAERIEGIFDRTWSADGVAVEARVYAEDPAKDNVPSSGLVTRAVFPGQDAPALPDVRVDSWIETGLEVSPFYDPMLAKVIALAPSRDAALDLLGEGLATSRVDGVVTNLGLLRDLADGDALRSATHSTSTLSTTEDPDPRIDVIEAGAMTTVQDLPGRIGHWQVGVPPSGPMDAVSLREANLAVGNPEGAPGLEVTATGPTLRFSYPAVVCVTGAPAEVTIDGEAAPMWEPLDVGAGSVLAIGTAAGPGLRLAIAVRGGIDVPTYLGSASTFTLGGFGGHGGRALVPGDVLRPGSQDAEADHPAFAEGATLTRIGGPTPPERRPHLTSSWEVGVTEGPHAAPEFFTRDDIDTLYATDYEVHFNSARTGVRLMGPRPTWARSDGGEAGLHPSNIHDTPYAVGALDFTGDTPIILGPDGPSLGGFVCPAVVASGELWKLGQLRPGDTVRFVPVREADAAALDSHRAAVTVPTRGGDGDDGVIARLEPTAGGRPAVTYRRDGDDNLLVEYGAQVLDLGLRMRVHALMTRLQEVAPAGILDVTPGIRSLQVHTDANVIGAARLAGLMQEIEHDLPATNELVVPSRRVRLPLSWDDPATRLATERYMAGVRDDAPWTPWNIEFIRRINGLESVDDVHSTVFGASYLVLGLGDVYLGAPVATPLDPRHRLVTTKYNPARTWTAENSVGIGGAYLCIYGMEGPGGYQLVGRTTQVWNSFRRGGLSDEQPWALRFFDRIEWYPVSAEELLELRAETAAGRGPVDTEDGLFALADHERFLADNAESIGDFRAQQAAAFEAEKERWRASGEFDVKPEPPAAVAGAPVDIPPGSTPVLAPFVSSVWQVAVELGAQVRAGDRVVALEAMKMETPMSSPVDGEVVEIYVAPGEQVTPGQVLMAIKEQA from the coding sequence ATGAGCTTCGACACCCTGCTGATCGCCAACCGCGGGGAGATCGCCCGCCGCATCGTGCGCTCGGCCAACGATCTCGGCCTGCGCACCGTCGCGGTCTACTCCGAGGCCGATCGCGCAGCGCCGCACGTACGAGAGGCCGACGAGGCCGTGCTGCTCGGCCCGGCCCCGGCACGTGACTCGTACCTGCGGATCGAGGCTGTTCTCGACGCGGCAGCGCGTACGGGCGCCGGCGCGATCCACCCCGGCTACGGCTTCCTGTCCGAGAGCGCCGACTTCGCGCGTGCCGTGGAGGACGCCGGGATGGCGTTCGTCGGCCCGACGCCGCGCCAGATCGAGTGGTTCGGCAGCAAGCACACCGCCCGTGAGCTGGCTGAGAAGGCCGGGGTGCCGATGCTCGTCGGCACCGGCCTGCTCGACTCGGCGGAGGACGCCGTACGCGAGGCGCAGCGGGTCGGCCTGCCCGTCATGGTCAAGGCGACCGGCGGGGGAGGCGGCATCGGGATGCAGGCCTGCGCCACGGTCGAGGAGGTGCGCTCAGCGTACGAGCGGGTGGTCCGTCAGGCCGAGGCGTCGTTCGGCTCCTCCGGCGTGTTCCTCGAGCGGCTCGTCCGTCCGGCGCGGCACGTCGAGGTGCAGGTCTTCGGCGACGGTGACGGTCGCATCGCGGTCATCGGCGACCGCGACTGCTCGTTGCAGCGCCGCAACCAGAAGGTCATCGAGGAGGCTCCGGCGCCCGCGTTGCCTGATCACGTACGGGCGGCGATGCACGAGGCTGCCGCGTCACTGGCCGCCTCCGTCGACTACCGCTCCGCAGGCACCGTCGAGTTCGTCTACGACCCCGTTCGGGAGGAGGCTGCGTTCCTCGAGGTCAACACCCGCCTGCAGGTCGAGCACCCGGTGACCGAGATGGTCTACGGCGTCGACCTCGTGGAGCTGATGCTGCGACTGGCGCGCGACGGTGCTGAACGGATCGAAGGCATCTTCGACCGCACGTGGTCCGCGGACGGCGTCGCCGTGGAGGCTCGCGTGTACGCCGAGGACCCCGCGAAGGACAACGTCCCGTCGAGCGGGTTGGTGACCCGTGCGGTGTTCCCCGGGCAGGACGCTCCCGCTCTGCCGGACGTACGCGTCGACAGCTGGATCGAGACCGGCCTCGAGGTCTCCCCGTTCTACGACCCGATGCTGGCGAAGGTCATCGCCTTGGCGCCGTCGAGGGACGCGGCGCTCGACCTCCTCGGCGAGGGTCTCGCGACGAGTCGTGTCGACGGCGTCGTGACGAACCTCGGGCTGCTTCGCGATCTCGCCGACGGCGACGCGCTCCGCAGCGCGACGCACTCCACCTCGACGCTGTCGACGACGGAGGACCCGGATCCGCGCATCGACGTGATCGAGGCCGGTGCGATGACCACGGTGCAGGACCTGCCCGGCCGCATCGGCCACTGGCAGGTCGGCGTGCCGCCGTCGGGGCCGATGGATGCCGTCTCGCTGCGCGAGGCGAACCTCGCCGTCGGCAACCCCGAGGGTGCGCCGGGGCTCGAGGTCACCGCGACCGGGCCCACCCTGCGGTTCTCCTACCCGGCCGTCGTGTGCGTGACCGGCGCACCGGCCGAGGTCACGATCGACGGCGAGGCCGCGCCCATGTGGGAGCCGCTCGACGTGGGCGCCGGATCGGTGCTCGCGATCGGCACGGCGGCAGGTCCCGGTCTCCGGCTGGCGATCGCCGTACGCGGTGGCATCGACGTGCCGACCTATCTCGGCAGCGCGTCGACGTTCACGCTCGGCGGCTTCGGCGGTCATGGTGGGCGGGCGCTCGTGCCCGGTGACGTGCTGCGCCCGGGATCGCAGGACGCCGAGGCGGACCACCCGGCGTTCGCCGAGGGTGCGACGCTGACACGCATCGGCGGCCCGACGCCGCCGGAACGACGCCCGCACCTGACGTCGTCGTGGGAGGTCGGCGTCACCGAGGGCCCCCACGCTGCGCCCGAGTTCTTCACCCGCGACGACATCGACACGCTCTACGCGACCGACTACGAGGTGCACTTCAACTCCGCTCGCACGGGCGTACGTCTCATGGGTCCGCGACCGACCTGGGCCCGCAGCGACGGTGGCGAGGCCGGGCTGCACCCCTCCAACATCCATGACACGCCGTACGCCGTCGGCGCGCTCGACTTCACCGGTGACACGCCGATCATCCTGGGTCCCGACGGGCCCTCGCTCGGCGGCTTCGTGTGCCCGGCGGTCGTGGCGAGCGGTGAGCTGTGGAAGCTCGGCCAGCTGCGGCCGGGGGACACCGTGCGCTTCGTCCCGGTGCGCGAGGCGGACGCCGCGGCGCTCGACTCGCACCGAGCTGCGGTGACCGTGCCGACGAGGGGTGGCGACGGGGACGACGGAGTGATCGCGCGCCTCGAACCGACCGCTGGCGGACGGCCCGCGGTGACGTACCGGCGCGACGGCGACGACAACCTGCTCGTCGAGTACGGCGCCCAGGTGCTCGACCTTGGCTTGCGCATGCGCGTGCACGCGCTGATGACCCGGCTGCAGGAGGTGGCACCGGCGGGCATCCTCGACGTCACGCCCGGGATCCGCTCGCTGCAGGTGCACACCGATGCCAACGTGATCGGCGCGGCCCGGCTCGCCGGCCTGATGCAGGAGATCGAGCACGACCTGCCGGCCACCAACGAGCTCGTCGTGCCGTCGCGCAGGGTCCGGCTGCCGCTGTCGTGGGACGACCCGGCGACCAGGCTGGCCACCGAGCGCTACATGGCGGGCGTACGCGATGACGCCCCGTGGACGCCGTGGAACATCGAGTTCATCCGCCGCATCAATGGGCTGGAATCGGTCGACGACGTGCACAGCACCGTCTTCGGCGCCAGCTACCTGGTGCTGGGCCTCGGCGACGTCTACCTCGGCGCTCCGGTGGCCACGCCGCTCGACCCACGGCACCGGCTGGTCACGACCAAGTACAACCCGGCACGGACGTGGACGGCGGAGAACTCGGTCGGGATCGGCGGGGCGTACCTCTGCATCTACGGCATGGAGGGCCCCGGCGGCTACCAGCTCGTCGGCCGCACGACGCAGGTGTGGAACAGCTTCCGCCGCGGCGGGCTCTCCGACGAGCAACCCTGGGCGCTGCGGTTCTTCGACCGGATCGAGTGGTACCCGGTCTCGGCCGAGGAGCTGCTCGAGCTGCGGGCCGAGACTGCCGCCGGGCGCGGACCCGTCGACACCGAGGACGGCCTCTTCGCGCTCGCGGACCACGAGCGCTTCCTCGCCGACAACGCGGAGTCGATCGGGGACTTCCGTGCGCAACAGGCTGCGGCGTTCGAGGCCGAGAAGGAACGTTGGCGCGCCTCGGGCGAGTTCGACGTCAAGCCCGAACCACCCGCCGCCGTTGCCGGAGCGCCAGTGGACATCCCGCCCGGCAGCACCCCCGTGCTGGCGCCGTTCGTGTCCAGCGTCTGGCAGGTCGCGGTCGAGCTCGGCGCCCAGGTGCGAGCCGGCGACCGCGTCGTGGCGCTCGAGGCGATGAAGATGGAGACACCGATGAGCTCGCCGGTCGACGGCGAGGTCGTGGAGATCTATGTGGCGCCCGGCGAGCAGGTCACCCCCGGACAGGTACTGATGGCGATCAAGGAGCAGGCATGA
- a CDS encoding proteasome assembly chaperone family protein, giving the protein MKWLPRREPDETPREGNGPILIHALDGFLGAGSAARMAADQLRSGHGEVVHEFDIDALLDYRARRPMIAFREDHYAEYDDPTLQVVLEHDDNGMPYFLLAGPEPDFHWEQFIAEVHDFIEEHDVPLTLGLGAVPMGVPHTRPTMITAHGTRPDLVDRQNLWSAQVMVPSSAQSLLEYRLGQWGHDAAGYVVHVPHYLAQIDYPTASLALIDALVDRTGLSINVDSLKARQEAALAEIEQQIEEQGGQSLLGGLEEQYDAFTRGAAQSLLASDEDLPSGDELADQFEQFLARQRKNDQG; this is encoded by the coding sequence ATGAAATGGCTACCGCGACGCGAACCTGACGAGACCCCCCGCGAGGGCAACGGTCCGATCCTCATCCATGCCCTCGACGGGTTCCTGGGTGCCGGTTCTGCTGCCCGCATGGCCGCAGACCAGCTGCGCTCGGGCCACGGCGAGGTCGTCCACGAGTTCGACATCGACGCGCTGCTCGACTACCGGGCCCGCCGCCCGATGATCGCGTTCCGCGAGGACCACTACGCGGAGTACGACGACCCGACCTTGCAGGTCGTGCTCGAGCACGACGACAACGGCATGCCCTACTTCCTGCTGGCCGGCCCGGAGCCCGACTTCCACTGGGAGCAGTTCATCGCCGAGGTCCATGACTTCATCGAGGAGCACGACGTCCCGCTGACCCTCGGGCTCGGCGCCGTGCCCATGGGCGTGCCCCACACCCGGCCCACCATGATCACCGCTCATGGCACGCGTCCCGACCTGGTCGACCGGCAGAACCTCTGGTCCGCGCAGGTCATGGTCCCGTCGTCCGCGCAGTCGCTGCTGGAGTACCGCCTCGGGCAGTGGGGCCACGACGCCGCCGGCTACGTCGTGCACGTGCCGCACTACCTCGCGCAGATCGACTACCCGACCGCGTCGCTCGCGCTGATCGACGCCCTCGTCGACCGCACGGGGCTCAGCATCAACGTCGACTCGCTCAAGGCCCGCCAGGAGGCGGCCCTCGCGGAGATCGAGCAGCAGATCGAGGAGCAGGGCGGCCAGAGCCTGCTCGGCGGGCTCGAGGAGCAGTACGACGCGTTCACCCGCGGTGCGGCCCAGTCGCTGCTCGCCAGCGACGAGGACCTGCCGAGCGGCGACGAGCTGGCCGACCAGTTCGAGCAGTTCCTGGCGCGTCAGCGCAAGAACGACCAAGGCTGA
- a CDS encoding TetR/AcrR family transcriptional regulator — protein sequence MSTDSGTQKVGRPRAKPQSSSDLAPRDQILGAAAALFAEHGYAGTTTRAIAERVGIRQASLYYYFAGKDEILLELLEISVRPSLAYVTPLLAEPDRPAALYALALIDVETLMATPHNVGVLYLSHEVQQPRFDTFRAHRDELASAYKRLVDGLVDDPAFIGACCMQLVEMVITLRRDGEPDASTAPAIATACLRLLGLPEDEVLRGVSAGERLLAALAD from the coding sequence ATGAGCACCGACTCGGGCACGCAGAAGGTCGGCCGTCCCCGCGCGAAGCCGCAGAGCAGCTCCGACCTCGCGCCGCGTGACCAGATCCTGGGTGCCGCGGCCGCATTGTTCGCCGAGCACGGATACGCCGGCACCACGACGCGCGCGATCGCGGAACGCGTCGGCATCCGCCAGGCGTCGCTCTACTACTACTTCGCCGGCAAGGACGAGATCCTCCTGGAGCTCCTCGAGATCTCTGTGCGACCCAGCCTCGCGTACGTCACGCCGTTGCTCGCCGAGCCCGATCGTCCCGCAGCGCTGTACGCCTTGGCGCTGATCGACGTCGAGACGCTGATGGCCACGCCGCACAACGTCGGCGTGCTCTACCTGTCGCACGAGGTGCAGCAGCCGCGCTTCGACACGTTCCGCGCGCACCGCGACGAGCTGGCGTCGGCCTACAAGCGGCTCGTCGACGGCCTGGTCGACGATCCTGCCTTCATCGGCGCGTGCTGCATGCAGCTCGTCGAGATGGTCATCACGCTGCGCCGCGACGGTGAGCCGGACGCGTCGACGGCGCCCGCGATCGCCACCGCGTGCCTGCGGCTGCTCGGCCTGCCCGAGGACGAGGTGCTCAGGGGCGTCAGCGCCGGCGAGCGCTTGCTGGCCGCATTAGCGGACTGA
- a CDS encoding urea amidolyase associated protein UAAP2, giving the protein MSTETVEAIRTTVPVGARYAPGSRFDWSEALVPGDVVLDERVAPNAPWSAVVRAGDVLTIVDVGGNQSADCLMFNAHDTSERYSVPDTLTWQGNAYVREGTVLRSGLGRPLMTVVGNEIDRQDTIGGACSKESNTLRYGHHTAYQHGCRENFLAEASRHGLTSRDLVSNLNWFMNVPVEADGALGIVDGLSAPGRRVAIRADMDVLVIVSNCPQMNNPCNEFNPTPLRMIVTRNEDAVR; this is encoded by the coding sequence GTGAGCACCGAGACCGTCGAAGCGATCCGCACCACCGTGCCGGTGGGCGCCCGGTACGCACCGGGTTCCCGGTTCGACTGGAGCGAGGCTCTCGTGCCGGGCGACGTCGTGCTGGACGAGCGCGTGGCACCCAACGCGCCCTGGTCTGCGGTGGTCCGCGCCGGCGACGTGCTGACGATCGTTGACGTCGGTGGCAACCAGTCCGCCGACTGCCTGATGTTCAACGCCCACGACACCTCGGAGCGCTACAGCGTGCCCGACACCCTCACGTGGCAGGGCAATGCGTACGTCCGGGAGGGCACGGTGCTGCGATCGGGGCTCGGTCGGCCGCTGATGACCGTCGTCGGCAACGAGATCGACCGGCAGGACACGATCGGCGGCGCCTGCAGCAAGGAGTCGAACACGCTTCGCTACGGCCACCACACGGCGTACCAGCACGGCTGCCGCGAGAACTTCCTCGCCGAGGCGAGCCGCCACGGGCTGACCTCGCGCGACCTGGTGTCCAACCTCAACTGGTTCATGAACGTCCCCGTGGAGGCCGACGGTGCCCTCGGCATCGTCGACGGGCTGTCGGCACCCGGTCGCCGCGTGGCGATCCGCGCCGACATGGACGTGCTGGTGATCGTGTCCAACTGCCCGCAGATGAACAACCCGTGCAACGAGTTCAACCCCACCCCGCTGCGCATGATCGTGACCCGGAACGAGGACGCCGTCCGATGA
- a CDS encoding allophanate hydrolase, translated as MTATERVTAAYERISTIDRPEAWIHLRTLDDALAEAAAVDARVAAGESLPLAGLTAAVKDNIDVAGMPTTAGAASYRYVPDADSTAVARLRAAGAIVLGKTNLDQFATGLVGTRSPYGAVRNAWDPSRISGGSSSGSAVMVALGVADIALGTDTAGSGRVPAALNGIVGVKPTKGLIPTTGVVPACRSLDCVTVFARELGLARTTVELLSGPDGIDPGARGDRPAQLTTAPPRIAVPAAGNLEGLADGWAEAFGAVVARLAGAGVEVVPVDITPLLRAAELLYGGAFVAERTAAVGDHITKHADLIGTDLDPTVAAIVQGGSDATAVDYFRDLERLERLGAEGHELLDGFAALLTPTTTWHPTLREVAADPVGANSRMGRYTNFANLLDMSSLAVPAGSVDGLPFGVMLTGRAFDDRLLAEIAQLLPGVTVDLLVVGAHLSGQPLNHQLVSAGGTLVADVRTAEAYRLHALDTQPPKPGLVRVADGGVSVPGEVWRIPAAGFGRFVGALPAPMVIGTVDLDDGTSVTGFLCEPYALAGARDISDLGGWRAYVGAVTGSGA; from the coding sequence ATGACAGCGACCGAGCGGGTCACCGCGGCATACGAGCGGATCTCGACGATCGACCGGCCCGAGGCGTGGATCCACCTGCGCACGCTCGACGACGCACTCGCGGAGGCGGCTGCGGTCGACGCACGTGTGGCGGCGGGGGAGTCACTGCCGCTGGCGGGGCTGACGGCAGCGGTCAAGGACAACATCGACGTGGCCGGCATGCCGACGACGGCGGGCGCAGCGTCGTACCGCTATGTGCCGGACGCGGACTCGACCGCCGTCGCTCGGCTGCGCGCTGCCGGCGCGATCGTGCTCGGCAAGACCAACCTCGACCAGTTCGCCACGGGGCTGGTCGGCACCCGCAGTCCGTACGGCGCCGTGCGCAACGCCTGGGACCCGAGCCGCATCTCCGGCGGATCGAGCTCAGGGTCGGCCGTCATGGTGGCTCTCGGCGTCGCCGACATCGCGCTCGGGACCGACACCGCCGGGTCCGGGCGGGTGCCGGCGGCTCTCAACGGCATCGTCGGGGTCAAGCCGACCAAGGGCTTGATCCCGACCACGGGCGTCGTGCCGGCGTGCCGGAGCCTCGACTGCGTGACGGTGTTCGCCCGCGAGCTCGGGCTGGCTCGTACGACGGTCGAGCTGCTCAGCGGCCCCGACGGGATCGACCCCGGAGCGCGAGGCGACAGACCGGCTCAGCTCACAACGGCGCCGCCACGGATCGCGGTCCCTGCCGCCGGCAACCTCGAGGGCCTCGCCGACGGCTGGGCCGAGGCGTTCGGCGCGGTCGTCGCGCGACTCGCCGGCGCCGGTGTCGAGGTCGTGCCGGTCGACATCACGCCGCTGCTGCGCGCCGCCGAGCTGCTGTACGGCGGTGCGTTCGTGGCCGAACGCACGGCGGCCGTCGGCGACCACATCACGAAGCACGCCGACCTCATCGGCACCGACCTCGACCCGACGGTCGCGGCGATCGTGCAGGGCGGGTCCGACGCGACGGCGGTCGACTACTTCCGGGACCTCGAGCGGCTGGAGCGGCTCGGCGCGGAGGGGCACGAGCTGCTCGACGGCTTCGCCGCACTGCTGACCCCGACGACGACCTGGCACCCGACCCTGAGGGAGGTGGCCGCCGATCCGGTGGGCGCCAACAGCCGCATGGGGCGCTACACCAACTTCGCCAACCTGCTGGACATGTCGTCGCTGGCGGTGCCTGCGGGCAGCGTCGACGGTCTGCCGTTTGGCGTGATGCTGACCGGGCGGGCGTTCGACGACCGGCTGCTGGCCGAGATCGCCCAGCTGCTCCCGGGAGTCACGGTCGACCTGCTCGTGGTCGGCGCCCATCTCAGCGGGCAGCCGCTCAACCACCAGCTGGTGTCGGCGGGCGGGACGCTCGTCGCTGACGTACGGACCGCCGAGGCGTACCGGCTGCACGCGCTCGACACCCAGCCGCCCAAGCCCGGTCTCGTACGAGTTGCTGACGGCGGCGTGAGCGTCCCGGGCGAGGTCTGGCGCATACCGGCCGCCGGATTCGGCAGGTTCGTGGGCGCGCTGCCTGCGCCGATGGTGATCGGGACCGTCGACCTCGACGACGGCACGTCCGTCACCGGATTCCTCTGCGAGCCGTACGCCTTGGCGGGTGCTCGCGACATCAGCGACCTCGGTGGCTGGCGCGCGTACGTCGGCGCCGTGACAGGATCCGGTGCATGA
- a CDS encoding flavin reductase family protein — translation MTIHSDHPFVPAEGDRDQLRRVRGRLPAPVTVWATGEGTRRRGLTVSSLLLAAGDPDRVLGLIDPDSDFWEAEPNTWTVNVLGAEHRFLADAFAGTAPAPGGPFTLGDWTDSEWGPVLTGTAGWIGVRRDADEPREVGWGLLVEGIVESVAVGEADALVHLRGRYRDLGATD, via the coding sequence GTGACGATCCACTCGGACCACCCGTTCGTACCCGCTGAGGGCGATCGCGACCAGCTCCGGCGCGTACGTGGCCGTCTGCCGGCGCCGGTCACCGTGTGGGCCACCGGCGAGGGCACTCGGCGGCGCGGGCTGACCGTGTCGTCCCTGCTCCTGGCGGCGGGGGATCCCGACCGGGTGCTCGGCCTGATCGACCCGGACTCCGACTTCTGGGAGGCGGAGCCGAACACCTGGACCGTCAACGTGCTGGGCGCCGAGCACCGGTTCCTCGCCGACGCGTTCGCCGGTACGGCACCGGCGCCGGGCGGCCCGTTCACGCTCGGGGACTGGACCGACAGCGAGTGGGGACCCGTGCTGACCGGAACGGCAGGCTGGATCGGCGTACGCCGTGATGCCGACGAGCCCCGTGAGGTCGGGTGGGGCCTGCTGGTCGAGGGCATCGTCGAGTCGGTCGCTGTGGGTGAGGCGGATGCTCTGGTGCACCTCCGGGGCCGATACCGCGACCTCGGCGCAACCGACTGA
- the dxs gene encoding 1-deoxy-D-xylulose-5-phosphate synthase — MSVLANLTGPSDLRGMSDDELAALATEIRELLITSVASNGGHLGPNLGVVELGMAIHRVFDSPRDRVVWDTGHQAYVHKMLTGRAGQFGTLRKEGGLSGYPSRAESEHDWVENSHASTSLSYADGMAKANLLLGKDDHVVAVIGDGALTGGMAWEALNNIAADNDRRLVVVVNDNGRSYTPTVGGLANRLTEIRTNPKYEPALGAIKERLNRSRIVGPAAYEALHAIKKGVKDALAPQGMFEDLGLKYIGPVDGHDRPAVERALTQAKKFGGPVLVHVLTTKGQGYDIAVANENDQMHQANPFDRATGEAVNVAPAGWTSVFRDEIVRIADERPDIVAITAAMLYPVGLDAFADKFPDRVFDVGIAEQHAVTSAAGLAMGGLHPVVAVYATFINRAFDQVLLDVALHRCGVTFVLDRAGVTGDDGASHNGMWDMSLLQIVPRLRLAAPRDGSQLRELLREAVDVDDAPTVVRFAKGGVCEDLPAIERIGTTDVLSRDDAKDVLIVAIGSFGHLGADAAEIVRAAGHGVTVVDPRWVKPIDPALVELASGYDLVVTVEDNGRHGGVGAAFTQAVRDAGHDVPIRVHGVEQEFLDHAKRDVILERLGLTPQAVADDTLAALSRNSTDG, encoded by the coding sequence ATGAGCGTTCTCGCGAACCTGACCGGACCCTCCGACCTGCGCGGCATGAGCGACGACGAGCTCGCTGCGCTGGCGACCGAGATCCGCGAGCTGCTGATCACCTCGGTCGCCTCCAACGGCGGTCACCTCGGACCCAACCTCGGCGTCGTCGAGCTCGGCATGGCGATCCACCGCGTGTTCGACTCACCGCGCGACCGGGTCGTCTGGGACACCGGCCACCAGGCGTACGTCCACAAGATGCTCACCGGCCGCGCCGGCCAGTTCGGGACGCTGCGCAAGGAGGGTGGCCTGTCGGGCTACCCGAGCCGCGCCGAGTCCGAGCACGACTGGGTCGAGAACTCGCACGCCTCGACGAGCCTGTCGTACGCCGACGGGATGGCCAAGGCCAACCTGCTGCTCGGCAAGGACGACCACGTCGTCGCCGTCATCGGTGACGGTGCGCTGACCGGTGGCATGGCCTGGGAGGCGCTCAACAACATCGCCGCCGACAACGACCGCCGCCTCGTCGTGGTGGTGAACGACAACGGCCGCTCTTACACCCCGACCGTGGGCGGACTCGCCAACCGGCTCACCGAGATCCGCACCAACCCCAAGTACGAGCCCGCGCTCGGTGCGATCAAGGAGCGGCTCAACCGCTCGCGCATCGTGGGCCCCGCTGCGTACGAGGCGCTGCACGCGATCAAGAAGGGCGTCAAGGACGCGCTGGCACCGCAGGGCATGTTCGAGGACCTCGGGCTCAAGTACATCGGCCCCGTCGACGGCCACGACCGTCCCGCCGTCGAGCGCGCGCTGACCCAGGCCAAGAAGTTCGGCGGCCCCGTCCTCGTGCACGTGCTGACGACCAAGGGGCAAGGCTACGACATCGCGGTCGCCAACGAGAACGACCAGATGCACCAGGCCAACCCGTTCGACCGGGCCACCGGCGAGGCGGTCAACGTCGCGCCGGCCGGCTGGACCTCGGTGTTCCGCGACGAGATCGTCCGCATCGCCGACGAGCGTCCCGACATCGTGGCGATCACGGCGGCGATGCTCTATCCCGTCGGCCTCGACGCGTTCGCCGACAAGTTCCCTGATCGGGTGTTCGACGTCGGCATCGCCGAGCAGCACGCCGTGACCAGCGCCGCCGGGCTCGCGATGGGCGGCCTGCACCCTGTCGTCGCGGTCTATGCGACGTTCATCAACCGCGCGTTCGACCAGGTGCTGCTCGATGTCGCCCTGCACCGGTGCGGCGTGACGTTCGTGCTCGACCGGGCCGGCGTCACCGGCGACGACGGTGCCAGCCACAACGGCATGTGGGACATGTCGCTGCTGCAGATCGTGCCGCGCCTGCGACTCGCCGCTCCGCGTGACGGCTCGCAGCTGCGTGAGCTGCTCCGTGAGGCCGTCGACGTCGACGACGCACCCACCGTCGTGCGGTTCGCCAAGGGTGGCGTGTGCGAGGACCTCCCGGCGATCGAGCGCATCGGCACGACCGACGTGCTCTCCCGCGACGACGCCAAGGACGTCCTGATCGTCGCGATCGGCTCGTTCGGCCACCTCGGCGCCGACGCGGCCGAGATCGTACGCGCTGCGGGCCACGGCGTGACGGTCGTCGATCCCCGCTGGGTCAAGCCGATCGACCCCGCGCTCGTCGAGCTCGCCTCCGGCTACGACCTCGTCGTCACGGTCGAGGACAACGGTCGCCACGGCGGTGTGGGAGCGGCGTTCACCCAGGCCGTACGCGATGCAGGCCATGACGTGCCGATCCGCGTGCACGGCGTCGAGCAGGAGTTCCTCGACCACGCCAAGCGCGACGTGATCCTCGAACGACTCGGGCTCACACCGCAGGCTGTCGCCGACGACACGCTCGCCGCGTTGTCGCGGAATAGCACCGACGGGTGA